TGGGCACTTTATTTAGAGTACGGGCGATGGTCGAATGGTGAGTCCATTCTGGGTATTCGCTCTAGAAGTTTTAAAATAATCGTAACTTATAGTCATAATGACATTAAAGGTATCCGGCATATTTTCAGGCCATATTCTTCTACCCCAACTCAGTGTGATGATGAAAAAATCCTTTCAATACCAGCTAACGCTCATTTTCTTATTATTTGGGCTTAGCCTGAGTGCTCAGGAAACCGCACTAAATCTCATGCCCGTGCCTGAGCAAATAGAAATGGGAGAAGGACATTTTGTTATCACGAAGCGTTTTTCTATTTCTCTCACCGGCACCTATCACGAGCGACTTGCTCATGAAGCTACCAGATTTTTGCGCAGACTGGATCAGAAAACCGCGTTGTTTTTTGACCAGCACAAGGTAAGTGGTGAGCGGACAAACGCCAGCCTCACCATCACCGTGGAGCGCCCGGGAGAGGTCAGGCTGCACGAAGACGAGAGCTATCAACTGCGAGTAGGTACTGAGTCCATTGAGTTAAATGCGCAGACGGATATAGGTGCCATCAGAGGATTGGAAACCCTCCTTCAGTTGGCAGGTGCCACCAATGGCCAAAGTACTTTCCCTGTACTCACCATCAATGATTCACCGCGTTTTCATTGGCGAGGATTGATGATGGATGTGGCTCGTCACTTCATGCCGATGGATGTGCTGTATAGAAATTTGGATGCCATGGCTGCTGTGAAGCTGAACGTGCTTCACCTCCACCTGGTGGATGATCAGGGTTTCAGGTTTCCCACCAAAGCCTTCCCTGAGTTGTTGGAGCTTTCATCGGACGGTCAGTATTATACCCGGGAGGATTTGGATGACATTATTGCGTATGCACATCAGCGGGGGATCCGGGTAATTCCCGAAATAGACGTACCAGGACACGCCACGGCCATTCTGGTGGCCTTCCCCGAGCTCGGCAGCAAGGATACTACCTATACATTGGAACGCTATTCAGGCATATTTGACCCTACGCTGGATCCTACCAACGATGCAGTATATGATTTTTTAGATCAGTTGTTTGCTGAAGTGGCTGAGGTTTTCCCCGATCCATATTTCCACATCGGGGGTGATGAAAACCTGGGGCGCCATTGGAATGAAAACAAGGATATTCAGGCTTTCATGAAAGCCAATAACCTGGCTACCAATCACGATTTGCAGACCTATTTCAACATCAGGGTGCAAAAAATACTCAACAAGTATGGTAAACACACCATGGGCTGGGATGAGATCATGACACCTGAAATGCCCAAAAGTGCCATCATTCATTCATGGCGGGGCAACTGGGAAGGCCTGGTGGCCAAGCAGACTTTGTACGATGCAGCCAGAGCGGGTTATGAAACAGTGCTGTCCAACGGATATTATCTCGATTTGATGATGCCTGCCAGCCAGCACTACCTGGTGGATCCGGCGCCCGCTGATATGGACCTTACCCCAGCGGAGAGAAGCCGTATATTGGGTGGTGAGATGTGCATGTGGAGTGAGCTCGTCGTCCCTGAAACCATCGATAGCAGGCTATGGCCAAGAGCCGCGGCTGTGGCAGAGCGATTGTGGTCACCCGAGGACGTACAGGACGTACAGGACATGTACAGGCGCCTGGCCATCATCAGTCTCCAACTGGAGCAGCTCGGTCTGAAGCATATTTCGTCTCGAAACGTCATTCTCAGGAAGTTGGCTAAAAGCAAAGACATAGAGCCACTAAAAGTACTGGTGGAGGTGGTAGAACCCATGAAAGGCTATACCAGAAATACGAATGGCACATTGTACACCACATTTTCCCCTTTCATGCTTTGGGCAGATGCTGCTACTGCCGATGCCACCGTGGCGAGGGTATTCAATGAAGACGTAGAGCGATACCTGTCGGGCAGTCTGGAAGCCAACCAGCTGCGAACACAATTGGACCTGTGGAGTAAGAATCATAAGAAAGTACTGCCCATCATCAATCGATCTCCGGCACTTTTGGAGATCGAATCACTTTCAGAAAACTTTTCCAGACTCGCTGTGATTGGTCTTGAGGCCATTGGGCTCATTGAGTCAGGCGGGAAGCCATCATCCGGATGGGTGACTCAGTGTCAGCAGGTGCTGGAGGAGGCCAGGGAGAATGGAGGGCGCACAGAGTTGCAGGTGATTAGTGGAATAGCCATGCTGGTGGATGAGTTGAAAGGTCTTTGAGCCTGGGATCCATCCTTTTTAAGGAATTGATCTTATTTTAGCGCCATGAAAAAGCCCTACAGGTATGCGCTGTACTTTGGTATTGGCGTGCTCATCTATTTTGCCATGGATGGAGAGAACAATCCCGAATCTCTGGAGGAGGTACACAAAATGGCCCCGGCGCTGATCATTGGTGTAGTGGTACTGCTGTTTCTGGTGCGCTATATCATTAGTAAGAAGGAAAAAGATTAATGCAGACATAAAAAAACCTGCCGAGTACATACTCAGCAGGTTTTTTTAATGTCTTTTAGCAGGTGTTAGCCTAGTGCAGCCACTTTAAGGTCCTGAGTCTTGGAGTGTCCGCAGTAGGTACATTTGTAATGCTTCACAATCAGTCCCTCCTCACTGGCACTGGCTTCTTTCACCACTTCTTC
This Marinoscillum sp. 108 DNA region includes the following protein-coding sequences:
- a CDS encoding beta-N-acetylhexosaminidase produces the protein MMKKSFQYQLTLIFLLFGLSLSAQETALNLMPVPEQIEMGEGHFVITKRFSISLTGTYHERLAHEATRFLRRLDQKTALFFDQHKVSGERTNASLTITVERPGEVRLHEDESYQLRVGTESIELNAQTDIGAIRGLETLLQLAGATNGQSTFPVLTINDSPRFHWRGLMMDVARHFMPMDVLYRNLDAMAAVKLNVLHLHLVDDQGFRFPTKAFPELLELSSDGQYYTREDLDDIIAYAHQRGIRVIPEIDVPGHATAILVAFPELGSKDTTYTLERYSGIFDPTLDPTNDAVYDFLDQLFAEVAEVFPDPYFHIGGDENLGRHWNENKDIQAFMKANNLATNHDLQTYFNIRVQKILNKYGKHTMGWDEIMTPEMPKSAIIHSWRGNWEGLVAKQTLYDAARAGYETVLSNGYYLDLMMPASQHYLVDPAPADMDLTPAERSRILGGEMCMWSELVVPETIDSRLWPRAAAVAERLWSPEDVQDVQDMYRRLAIISLQLEQLGLKHISSRNVILRKLAKSKDIEPLKVLVEVVEPMKGYTRNTNGTLYTTFSPFMLWADAATADATVARVFNEDVERYLSGSLEANQLRTQLDLWSKNHKKVLPIINRSPALLEIESLSENFSRLAVIGLEAIGLIESGGKPSSGWVTQCQQVLEEARENGGRTELQVISGIAMLVDELKGL